A DNA window from Nycticebus coucang isolate mNycCou1 chromosome 1, mNycCou1.pri, whole genome shotgun sequence contains the following coding sequences:
- the F2RL1 gene encoding proteinase-activated receptor 2 — protein sequence MRSLSAAWLLAGAILLAASVSCNRTVQGAKRPSGGRSLIGKVDNPSPVPGKGVTGDSGLSVDELSASVLTGKLTTVFLPIVYTVVFVIGLPSNGMALWVFLFRTKKKHPAVIYMANLALADLLSVIWFPLKIAYHIHGNNWIYGEGLCKVLIGFFYGNMYCSILFMTCLSVQRYWVIVNPMAHGRKKANLAIGVSLGIWLLILLVTIPLYVVRQTIFIPALNITTCHDVLPEYVLVGDMFNYFLSLAIGVFLFPALLTASAYVLMIRMLRSSAMDENSERKRQRAIKLVITVLAMYLICFTPSNLLLVVHYFLIKSRGQSHVYVLYIVALCLSTLNSCIDPFVYYFVSQDFRDHAKNALLCRSVRTVKQMQVSLSSKKFSRKSSSYSSSSTSVKVSY from the exons ATGCGCAGCCTGAGCGCGGCGTGGCTGCTGGCGGGTGCCATCCTGCTGGCGGCCTCCGTCTCCTGCAATCGCACGGTCCAAG GAGCCAAAAGACCCTCTGGAGGAAGAAGTCTTATTGGGAAGGTCGACAACCCATCTCCAGTCCCTGGAAAAGGAGTTACAGGGGACTCAGGCCTCTCCGTGGATGAGCTTTCTGCATCTGTTCTCACTGGAAAATTGACTACCGTCTTTCTTCCAATTGTGTACACAGTTGTTTTTGTGATTGGTTTGCCAAGTAATGGCATGGCCCTGTGGGTCTTTCTATTCCGAACCAAGAAGAAGCACCCAGCTGTGATTTACATGGCCAATCTGGCCTTGGCCGACCTCCTCTCTGTCATCTGGTTCCCCTTGAAGATTGCCTATCACATACATGGCAACAACTGGATTTATGGGGAGGGTCTTTGCAAGGTGCTCATCGGCTTTTTCTACGGCAACATGTACTGTTCCATTCTCTTCATGACCTGTCTCAGCGTGCAGAGGTATTGGGTCATTGTGAACCCCATGGCCCATGGCAGGAAGAAGGCAAACCTTGCTATTGGTGTCTCCCTGGGCATCTGGCTGCTGATCCTGCTGGTAACCATCCCCTTGTATGTGGTGAGGCAGACCATCTTCATCCCAGCTCTTAACATCACCACCTGTCACGATGTTCTGCCTGAGTATGTGTTGGTGGGAGACATGTTCAATTACTTCCTGTCTCTGGCCATTGGAGTCTTTCTGTTCCCAGCCCTCCTCACGGCCTCCGCCTACGTGCTGATGATCAGGATGCTGCGATCCTCGGCCATGGATGAAAACTCAGAAAGGAAGAGGCAGAGGGCCATCAAGCTCGTGATCACCGTCCTGGCCATGTACCTGATCTGCTTCACGCCTAGTAACCTTCTGCTCGTGGTACATTATTTCCTGATTAAAAGCCGAGGCCAGAGCCACGTCTATGTCCTGTACATTGTAGCCCTCTGCCTCTCCACCCTCAACAGCTGCATCGACCCCTTTGTCTATTACTTTGTTTCACAAGATTTCAGGGATCATGCAAAGAACGCTCTCCTCTGTCGTAGTGTCCGGACTGTAAAGCAGATGCAAGTATCCCTCAGCTCAAAGAAATTCTCCAGGAAATCTAGCTCTTACTCTTCAAGTTCAACCAGTGTTAAAGTCTCCTACTGA